The proteins below come from a single Streptococcus porcinus genomic window:
- a CDS encoding amino acid ABC transporter permease: MTYLLTVESPFALSKWQAFFANFPLFAKAFLYTLGMSIGALILALVLGIIFGALSTSKKKGYRTCARVYVELYQNTPLLVQLVFVYYGLAIISNGHIMISSFFTAVLCVGVYHGAYIAEVIRSGIEAVPKGQIEASLSQGFTYEQTMSLIVLPQAVRTILPPMTNQVVNLIKNTSIVAIISGADIMFTAKAWAYESTNYVPAFAGAAILYFIVCFPLANWARRKEEANKKTYSV, from the coding sequence ATGACCTATTTACTAACAGTTGAAAGTCCATTTGCTCTTTCAAAATGGCAAGCTTTTTTCGCAAATTTCCCTCTCTTTGCAAAAGCTTTTTTATACACTCTTGGCATGTCGATTGGGGCTTTAATTCTAGCCTTAGTTCTAGGGATTATTTTTGGAGCCTTATCAACTTCCAAGAAAAAAGGCTATCGAACTTGTGCTCGAGTCTATGTTGAACTCTACCAAAACACTCCACTTCTAGTACAACTCGTTTTTGTCTATTACGGGTTAGCAATCATAAGTAATGGTCATATTATGATTTCAAGCTTCTTTACAGCAGTTCTTTGCGTTGGAGTTTACCATGGTGCTTACATTGCTGAAGTTATTCGTTCTGGTATTGAAGCTGTTCCTAAAGGGCAAATTGAAGCTTCTCTTTCACAAGGATTTACCTATGAACAAACGATGAGCTTAATTGTGCTCCCACAGGCGGTGCGGACAATTCTACCACCAATGACTAACCAAGTCGTTAACCTTATCAAAAATACGTCCATTGTGGCCATAATTTCAGGTGCAGATATCATGTTTACTGCTAAAGCATGGGCCTATGAAAGTACTAATTATGTTCCAGCTTTCGCCGGAGCAGCTATCTTATACTTCATTGTGTGCTTCCCACTTGCCAACTGGGCACGTCGAAAAGAAGAAGCAAACAAAAAAACCTATTCAGTCTAA
- a CDS encoding amino acid ABC transporter permease, whose product MSQLFTAANLSFIFQGLGLTLYISFISIVLSTLFGTILAIMRNGKNKFVKLLASIYIEFVRNVPNLLWIFIIFLVFQMKSTPAGITAFTVFTSAALAEIIRGGLNGVDNGQTEAGLAQGLSPSQVFLLIVFPQAYRKMLPAIISQFVTVIKDTSLLYSVIAIQELFGKSQILMGNYFQADQVFALYALITLIYFVINFTISSLSRRLAKKWAKAN is encoded by the coding sequence ATGTCACAATTATTTACAGCCGCAAACCTTTCCTTTATTTTTCAAGGCCTAGGTCTCACTTTGTATATTTCATTTATTTCCATTGTTTTATCCACCCTTTTTGGTACCATATTAGCCATTATGCGTAACGGAAAAAACAAGTTTGTCAAATTACTAGCCAGTATTTATATCGAATTTGTCCGAAATGTCCCTAACCTCTTGTGGATATTTATCATCTTCTTAGTCTTTCAGATGAAGTCAACACCAGCTGGTATCACTGCTTTTACTGTATTTACCTCAGCGGCGCTAGCAGAAATCATTCGTGGAGGTTTGAATGGTGTAGATAACGGTCAGACAGAGGCTGGTCTAGCCCAAGGCTTAAGTCCTAGTCAAGTCTTTCTACTAATTGTTTTCCCCCAAGCTTACCGAAAAATGTTACCTGCCATCATTTCTCAGTTTGTAACAGTTATTAAGGATACCTCCTTACTTTATTCTGTTATTGCTATTCAAGAGCTTTTTGGTAAGAGTCAAATATTAATGGGAAACTATTTTCAAGCTGACCAAGTTTTTGCCCTTTACGCTTTAATCACCCTTATTTATTTTGTTATTAACTTTACCATTTCAAGTCTATCAAGACGTTTAGCAAAAAAATGGGCAAAGGCTAATTAA
- a CDS encoding DUF3114 domain-containing protein has product MKVDLHEKYVTIKQLYYLGWPIEILREVALHGDIDYRVGSSLFRRFWAYSSETLEGRVLLKILLDMVAMPSDLSGSLNETRHLLSHFHPSLSPDDCFWSSLATLVDKSFPGDKLCQEGKLEKRIHQFRYVISSQQAQYVRHHYRKYQQTDGQALANYLSHKKGPSFWRNVADYSLSESSRLHNKLKMTGNQICFPDNQASHNIKILMGFHTEFILASNGRFLNELDAEVITETGIVNGASFNYGTAGPRHWDLDVDPVRRHDPLFRREVLKEYRSPKHIVKKWSQGQINDFELSYFNHKGAFARKGLSSYRHVKKRCFYFCWKVRFLRWFNLLFAKKEKRN; this is encoded by the coding sequence ATGAAGGTAGACCTTCACGAAAAGTATGTGACAATCAAACAATTATACTATTTGGGATGGCCAATAGAAATTTTAAGGGAAGTTGCTTTACATGGTGATATAGACTACCGTGTTGGCTCCTCTCTTTTTAGACGTTTTTGGGCTTATAGCAGTGAGACTCTAGAAGGTAGGGTTTTATTAAAAATACTATTAGACATGGTTGCCATGCCAAGTGACTTAAGTGGGAGTCTTAATGAAACAAGACATTTATTAAGCCATTTCCACCCCTCTTTGAGTCCAGATGATTGTTTTTGGTCAAGTTTGGCTACCCTAGTTGATAAATCATTCCCTGGTGATAAGCTTTGCCAAGAGGGAAAATTAGAAAAAAGGATTCATCAATTTCGCTATGTCATTTCGAGCCAGCAAGCGCAGTATGTTCGTCACCATTATCGAAAATACCAGCAAACAGATGGTCAGGCTTTAGCAAACTATTTAAGCCACAAAAAGGGGCCTTCCTTTTGGCGAAATGTTGCCGACTATTCACTGTCTGAATCGTCGCGCCTACATAATAAGTTGAAGATGACGGGTAATCAGATTTGCTTTCCAGACAATCAAGCTTCTCATAATATCAAGATATTGATGGGGTTTCACACCGAATTTATCTTAGCAAGTAATGGCCGTTTTTTAAACGAACTTGACGCAGAAGTCATAACAGAGACTGGGATTGTTAATGGAGCTAGTTTTAATTATGGAACAGCTGGTCCACGACATTGGGATTTAGATGTTGATCCTGTTAGGAGACATGATCCCTTATTTAGACGAGAGGTTTTGAAAGAGTATCGTTCACCAAAACATATCGTAAAAAAATGGTCACAAGGCCAGATTAACGATTTTGAGTTATCCTATTTTAATCATAAGGGAGCTTTTGCCAGAAAAGGATTATCTAGTTATAGGCATGTTAAAAAAAGATGTTTCTACTTTTGTTGGAAAGTACGTTTTTTGAGATGGTTTAACCTCTTGTTTGCTAAAAAAGAAAAGAGAAACTGA